The following are encoded in a window of Gramella sp. MT6 genomic DNA:
- the hutI gene encoding imidazolonepropionase: protein MSLLLTNIKELLQVREQNILKVSGSEMKELPTIKNAWLYIENDEIADYGSMESIPEIKADEKIDVSGKIVMPTWCDSHTHIVYAGNRELEFADRINGLSYEEIANRGGGILNSAKTLQETPEDEVYEQSAKRLEEVMKLGTGAVEIKSGYGLTEEAELKMLRVIKKLKENYDLPVKSTFLGAHAIPKDYKNDPDAYMDLVINEILPKVTEQKLAEYIDIFCEKGYFTLEDTHRLLSAAEKFGLKPKIHVNQFNAIGGVKAGVDHNALSVDHLEVMNDEDIEVLKGSNTMPVALPSCSLFLSIPYTPARRILDADLPLALATDFNPGSTPSGNMNLVVSLACIKMKMTPEEAINAATINGAYAMELSETHGSITKGKKANFIITKEIPSYTFLPYAFGSNSIESVYINGNMI from the coding sequence ATGAGCTTACTTCTAACCAATATCAAGGAATTACTTCAGGTTAGGGAACAAAATATCCTTAAAGTCTCCGGAAGCGAAATGAAGGAACTTCCAACCATAAAAAACGCATGGCTATATATAGAAAATGACGAAATAGCCGATTATGGTTCGATGGAAAGTATTCCTGAGATAAAAGCAGATGAAAAAATAGATGTTAGCGGAAAGATAGTAATGCCTACCTGGTGCGATTCACATACGCATATAGTTTATGCTGGAAACCGTGAACTGGAATTTGCAGATCGTATCAACGGCTTAAGCTATGAAGAGATCGCCAATCGCGGAGGTGGAATTCTTAACAGCGCAAAAACACTTCAGGAAACTCCCGAAGATGAAGTTTATGAGCAGTCGGCAAAACGTCTCGAAGAAGTCATGAAACTAGGGACCGGAGCAGTTGAAATAAAATCTGGTTATGGTCTTACCGAAGAAGCAGAACTTAAAATGCTCAGGGTGATCAAAAAACTAAAAGAGAATTATGATCTGCCCGTAAAATCCACTTTTTTAGGAGCGCATGCGATTCCGAAAGATTATAAAAATGATCCGGATGCCTATATGGATCTTGTAATTAATGAGATCCTGCCCAAGGTAACTGAACAGAAGCTGGCAGAATACATCGATATTTTTTGTGAGAAAGGATATTTTACTTTGGAAGACACCCATAGACTATTGAGTGCTGCCGAAAAATTCGGATTAAAACCAAAGATCCATGTGAACCAGTTCAACGCGATTGGTGGTGTGAAAGCGGGAGTTGATCACAATGCACTGAGTGTAGACCATTTAGAGGTAATGAATGATGAGGATATAGAAGTTTTGAAAGGCTCCAACACCATGCCGGTGGCTCTTCCCTCCTGCTCCCTGTTCTTGAGTATCCCTTATACTCCGGCCAGAAGAATTCTGGATGCCGATCTGCCCCTGGCGCTGGCTACAGATTTTAATCCGGGTAGTACCCCAAGCGGAAATATGAATTTGGTGGTAAGCCTGGCATGTATCAAGATGAAAATGACGCCTGAAGAGGCAATTAATGCTGCAACCATTAATGGTGCTTACGCCATGGAGTTAAGCGAAACACACGGGAGTATTACCAAAGGAAAAAAGGCTAATTTCATCATTACTAAAGAAATCCCCTCTTATACTTTCCTGCCTTATGCTTTTGGATCCAACTCTATAGAATCTGTGTACATCAATGGTAATAT
- a CDS encoding PH domain-containing protein, translated as MSILSSLLGNAGAIEKEKLQEKYGKLLIPSEEIEAGFKIIRDTFIFTNKRLILVDVQGITGSKIEYFSVLYKSITRFSVETAGSFDLDAELKIWISGEQTPSISKRFNKKVDIYEVQKILAEYTL; from the coding sequence ATGAGTATACTTTCATCCCTTTTAGGAAACGCCGGAGCTATAGAGAAAGAAAAGCTTCAGGAGAAATATGGAAAACTACTCATTCCTTCTGAAGAGATCGAAGCCGGATTCAAGATCATTCGCGATACTTTTATTTTTACCAATAAACGCCTTATCCTTGTGGATGTTCAAGGCATTACCGGAAGCAAGATCGAATATTTTTCGGTTCTATATAAAAGTATAACGCGGTTTAGTGTTGAAACGGCCGGAAGTTTTGATCTGGATGCAGAATTGAAGATCTGGATCTCTGGAGAGCAAACTCCATCTATTTCCAAGCGTTTTAATAAGAAAGTAGATATTTATGAAGTTCAGAAAATATTAGCTGAATATACGCTGTAA